AGATTCTCCTCCTCGTGGGCACATCATCACTCCTCACATTATGAAAGGTGCCTAGAGAAGGTGCGACATTTGCGGAGTACAAGAAATTTCATCTCGGCATATGGTAGTAGCACAAATGTTTGAGTGGTATGCTGTACTATATTCATTTCAACAGGGGAGACACATTAGCATGAGTAGAGAACGAGCGATAGCCGTTATTGATTCAGGAGTGGGAGGATTAACTGTTGCGAAGGAAGTCATGCGTCAGCTACCCGAAGAACGGATTGTTTATGTAGGCGATAACGCCCGTTGTCCGTATGGCTCCAAATCGCCGGAAGAGATTCGTACCTACAGCTTTCAAATGATCGACTATGTGATGCGTACACCGTTAAAGGCATTGGTGATCGCCTGTAATACTGCGACTGCCGTCGTGCTGGAGGAAGCGATGGGTGATTTGCCGCTGCCCGTCATCGGGGTGATTGAACCAGGGGCGCGTGCAGCTGTTCAAGTGACGAAAAACGGAAGGATCGGTGTCATCGGGACGGAAACGACCATTCGTACGAGGGCTTATGAACGTGCGCTTTTACGGATTCAGCCGGATCTATACGTCGCAGGCATGGCTTGTCCCGCATTTGTGCCACTGGTGGAGAGCCACATGGCGAACACAGAGGAAGCAAGAAGAGTAGTAAAAGAAACGCTTGCCCCGTTCTTGCACGAAGATTTGGACACGTTAATTTTGGGTTGTACACACTATCCGTTGCTAGCTCCAATTATCTCGGAAGTGATGGGAGATCGAGTGCGCCTGATTAACTCCGCAGAGGAGACAGCACGAGAATTGTCCATGCAAATTGCGACTGACGCCGAAAGCAAGCAAATAGAGCGCCCGAAGCATTTGTTTGTGACCAGTGGGGACGCCCACAAATTCCGGACCATTGCAGAAGAATGGCTGGATTGCAAAGTAAACGTCCAGCACAACTCATTGGAAAAAACCGTCCAGCCCTAATGAAAGGCCTTGTCTGGCGAGACAAACTTTCAACGCATAAACCCAAGCCTAGCTCGTATACATGGTAGTACAAAGTGTGTGGAGGAGGCTGGGGAAATGAAGATAAGGCACATCGGGAAAATGACGGCCGTGCTGGGGGTTAGCGCAGTGCTTTTGTCGGGCTGCGGTCTCTTTGGCCCGGAAAAGGAAACGATAAGTATTGATGCACCACCACAGTCTGAGGTATCAGTTGATTTGCCAAACGGCACGCCGTCCCCGGATGCTTCAAAAGAAGGAGCACAACCGGTCGTTCAGGAGACTGGAGAGAGAATGGTGTACTTGCAGGATGCCAACGGATATATCGTTCCTGTCTCGATGACGCTTCCGAAATCAGAAGGTCCTGCCAAACAAGTATTGAGCTACATGGTAAAAGGTGGACCGGTAGAGAGCATGCTCCAGGGTGGCTTCTCCGCTGTCTTGCCGAAAGGGACGGAAGTAAAAGGACTTGTCATCAAAAACGGCGTAGCCACTGTCGATTTTTCCAAAGACTTCAAGACGTACGAGGAGAAAGACGAGAAGAAAATTGTCGATGCCGTCACCCGGGCGCTGACGGAATTTAGCAACGTCAAGACTGTGCAAATTTGGGTGAACGGAACTCCATTAACAGAAATGCCAGCAGCCAAAACGCCCATAACGCTATTAGACCGTAATCAAGGAGTCAATCTCGAATTGGGCGATGGAGCAGTACCAGGAGACACTTCCAGCGTAACGGTTTATTTCCAGGGACAGCTGGATGATACCCGTACGTATTATGTCCCAGTCACTCGCCTGGTTCCTGAAACGGCTGATATCGCCAAGGCAACCGTTGAAGAGTTGATCAAAGGGCCGAAACAAGGATCTCATCTCTTCAGCTCCTTGCTGCGTACGACACGTGTTCTAAATGTGAAGCAGGAAAAAGATTTGGTGACGGTCAATTTGAGCAGTGACATCCTCAAGTATGACGATGGCAAGGAAGCGAGCCCAGAAGCTCTGCAATCGCTCGTCTTGTCATTGACAGAGACGACAGGAGCCAAGCAAGTGCAGCTGCTGGTGGAAGGAAAACCGCTAGCTAGTGGCGAGTTCACCAAGCCAGTGAGCCGTCCGGTTCAACTCAATCCCATACAGATGTAAGGAACGAGCCACGCCCGTATTAACGAGCGTGGTTTTTGTTCGTCAATGATTCGTTGCCACTACCGCGTACAGTTCTCCAAATAACCAGCCCGAGCACAAGTGATGGGATCGTGACCAAAAAGCCCGCCACAAAGCCGACTATGCGAGGCTCTGCTATCGTCAAAATCCAACCGCCAAGGAGCATGGATAGACCGATCAGGATGTTTGAAATCGTCGCATCCAAGGCAAATACTCTGCCATGGTAGCTGGGTGCGACATGCCGCATGATCAGCGTATTCAGGCTGGCGTTCCCCATTCCTCCTGCAACGGTGGACAGCGCAAAGAACAGTGCCGTTACATAAATCGTAGGTGAAAAGCTGGTCAAAAGCAGCGCAAAGCCTTCCAAAGCGAAGCTGCTGGCAGCCACTTCGTTAAAGTAGCGCTGAAAGCGCTGAGCAAGCAGTCCCCCGATGATGAAGCCAATTCCGATCGCACCGTACAACAAACCAATTCCCCATTCACCGGCAGTAAACACTTGATAAGCATAGACACTGATCAGGACATTGATGATCCCCCCGCCGATTGGCCACACGGCTTTCAGCAAAAGGATGGCGTAGACAAGCGGTGTGGATGTGATGGCGCGAATCACCTCTCCGTAGGAAGAGACTTTAACCGTCTGCTGCAACTGCACGCTATTAACGGATTGGTCTGGGGAGGAGGGTACCTTCAGTCGAGCCAAAAACAGAGCGGATGCGAAAAAGGAGAGGGCATTGAAAAGAAAAGCGAGATCACTTCCCCACAGTGCTATAAAAATACCGCCGATCAACGAACCGATGGCCATGACGATTCCATAGATACTTTGATCAAGGGCGTTCGCAGTCGCCAATTCCTCAGGGTCAACGATTTTGGGGAGCAGGGACATTCGTGCCGGATTGTAAAGGGAAGAAAAGGCAACTAACGAAAACGTGCCTGCATAGACGATCCATAAATCTGATTTTTCAGATACAAACAAAAACGAAAGAGCAACGAATCCGCGAACGAGATCACAGGCGACCATCACTTTTTTTCGATCAAAACGGTCTGCCATCAAGCCGCCCAGCGGACCAAAAATCAAGTGAGGCAGCGTACGCAGGGCAAGGGTAATGCCTACAGCGATAGCTGTTCCCGTTATTTCGAGCAGCAGAGCGAGCACAGCAACGCTGTTAAACCAATCACCGATTCCGCTAAGGAAATTGGCGGTTAAAAGACGCCGCAAATTCGGCTTTTTCAAAAGAAACAGGAAGCTCATTACCTAAATTCACCTACCATCAAATTAATAAAATATCTAATTAGATGATATTCGAAGTAACGGGTGGTAGCAAGAGCTTTTTTTATGTGGAAGGAAGTGAAAAGAATATTTGCAATTAACGTAAATAGGGAAGAGGCGTTTGTGCAGTGGCAGATCGTTTCCTGCGTCTGGTATAATGAGCGGAGTGTAACAAAGCGATTTAGGAGGAACTTGGAATGAGAGTGGATGGCCGTGCCCATGATCAATTGCGCCCTGTAACCATTACGCGCAATTACATTAAACACGCAGAAGGATCGTGCCTGATTGAAGTCGGAGACACAAAGGTGATTTGTACGGCGACTTTGGAAGACCGGGTACCGCCTTTTATGCGTGGTGGCGGGAAGGGCTGGATCACAGCCGAGTATTCCATGCTTCCCCGAGCAACAGCGACCCGCAACGCGCGTGAGTCGTCCAAAGGAAAAGTCGGTGGACGAACCATGGAGATTCAGCGTCTGATCGGACGTGCTCTGCGCTCCGTTGTGAACCTTGAAGCAATGGGTGAACGCACCATTTGGTTGGATTGCGATGTCATTCAGGCAGACGGTGGTACACGGACAGCTTCGATTACCGGAGCTTACGTGGCAATGGTAGATGCGATGCAAAAGCTGGTGGATAGTGGCACCTGGAAACACCTGCCGCTCAACGACTTCCTGGCAGCGACCTCAGTAGGGGTAGTCGGTGAGGAAGCCGTGCTCGATCTTAACTACAAAGAAGATTCTACAGCGATTGTCGACATGAATGTCGTCATGACGGGAAAAGGAAAGTTTGTCGAGCTGCAAGGAACAGGGGAGGATGCACCGTTTTCTCCTGAACAGCTACAAGAAATGATTGCCCTTGCAAAAGTCGGCATTGACAACTTGATTAACAGCCAAAAAGAGGCGCTCGCTGATGTTACGCTCTCTTTTGCACAATCAGTAGCGGAGGAAAGTCATGCCTAATCGAAAAAAAGTCGTTCTTGCAACACGTAACCAGGGAAAAGTGAAAGAATTCAACAGGCTGTTCGCAGATGCAGGCTGGGAAGGAATCAGCCTCGCTGAATTTGACGGTGTGCCTGAGGTAGTAGAAGACAAGGACACCTTCGAAGGAAACGCGCTGAAAAAAGCAATCGAAATCTCTACATACCTGAACATGCCTGCCCTCGGAGATGATTCCGGTCTGGAAGTAGATGCGCTGGAAGGACGCCCTGGTGTTTACTCCGCACGCTTCGCTGGGGAAGATGCAACAGACGAGCAGAATTGGCGTAAATTGTTGAAAGAGCTGGAAGAGGTTTCGACACAGGAACGCACAGCTCGCTTCCGTTGTACGTTGGCGTTGGTGATTCCGGGCGAAGAGCCAATCATTGCCACTGGTGCTTGCGAGGGTGTGATCGCACGTGAACCAAAAGGGACAAACGGCTTCGGTTACGATCCGGTATTCTACATCCCATCGATGGACAAAATGATGGCCGAACTCATGCCAGAAGAAAAGAACCAGATCAGCCATCGTGCTCGTGCCATGCAGCAACTGCTTGAAATCATCAAGTAGACAAGAGAGAAAACAGGAGAGTGAGGCGTGATGGGAATTCTCATCATGAGCGATAGCCACGGCTTGGTTCGGGAAGTAAGCCAGGTCGTCAACCGACATCATGTCGAAAAAATTTTGCATTGTGGCGATTTTTGTGTGGACCATAAGCGCGAGCCGTTTTCCAACATGACGCTTGTCCGAGGCAATTGCGATTCGACACAAGAGGTGCCGACCGAGCAAGAGACCAAATGGCGCGACCTTCACATCCTGCAAACGCACGGGCATCTTTATGGTGTGAAAGGCTCTCTTCTGCGCCTTCATTACCGTGCAGAAGAGGTCGGAGCAAACGTAGTCATATTCGGTCACTCTCATGTGCCTGTCTGTGGTGTGGAAAGAGACATCTTGTTTCTGAATCCGGGCAGCTTGCAAATGCCACGCGGCTTTCATGTACCGACATATGCTCTTTTAGAAGAGACAGGAACGAGTCCGACAGAAACTTACATATCAGTGGCGTTTTATGATCATGTAGGCAACCCGGTTTCACAATTGGGAGGGAACTATTCTGTTCGTCGACCAATGAGGTCTTCTTGAAAACTAAAAGATTTGTGCTATACTAGAATGGTTATAATGGCTAGAATATTATCATCCGAGCCTGCGAAGATACCATGGCGCGGCTGGCGATGTTCTGTTGATTCGATTTAGGAGGGGAAGTTTACGTGGCAGCAAATTGGGAAAAGGTAGAGAATAACCAGGGAGTCCTGACGGTTGAAGTAGATGCTACGCAAGTAGACGCAGCATTGGATCAAGCGTTTAAAAAAGTGGTTCAAAAAGTTCAAGTTCCAGGATTCCGCAAAGGAAAAGTACCACGCAAAATGTTCGAATCCCGTTTTGGTGTAGAATCTTTGTACCAAGACGCTCTTGACATTCTGCTTCCAACTGCATACGGACAAGCTGTTCGTGAAGCTGGTATCGAGCCAGTAGATCGTCCAGAAGTAGACGTAACGCAAATGGAACAAGGGAAAAACCTGATCTTCAAAGCGACTGTAACTGTGAAGCCTGAAGTGAAGCTGGGCGACTACAAAGGTCTGTCCATCGAAGATAAAGACTTCTCTGTAACCGAAGAGAGCGTTGACGCTGAACTGAAGCGCATGCAAGAGCGTCATGCTGAGCTCGTAGCAGTAGAAGAGGGTGCCGCACAAACAGGCGATATCGCTGTAATCGATTTCGAAGGCTTCCAAGACGGAGTAGCTTTTGAAGGCGGTAAAGCGGAAGATTATTCTCTGGAACTGGGTTCCGGTACTTTCATCGCAGGGTTCGAAGAGCAACTGGTTGGCCTGAACATCGGCGAAGAAAAAGAAATTACCGTAACTTTCCCTGAAGAGTACCACTCTCCTAACCTCGCTGGTAAAGAAGCGGTATTCAAAGTGAAGCTGAACAGCCTGAAGCGCAAAAACCTGCCTGCTTTGGATGATGAGTTTGCCAAAGACGTGAGCGAGTTCGACACGCTGGAAGAGCTGAAAGCAGACACCAAGAAAAAACTCGAAGAAAAAACTGCGCAAGAAAAAGATCAATATGTTCGTGAGCAGCTCGTTCTGAAAGCAGCTGAAAACGCTGAGATCGATTTGCCAGCAGTAATGGTTGAGCATGAATTGGATCAAATGGTAAATGAATTTGGTCAACGTCTGCAATACCAAGGCATGACGCTGGAACTGTACTACCAGTTCTCCGGCATGGATGAGAGCCAACTGCGTGATCAATTGCGTGCAGACGCAACATCCCGCGTTCGCACTTCCTTGACTTTGGAAGCAATCGGCAAAGCAGAAAACATCGAAGCAACAGAAGAAGACGTAAACGCAGAGCTGGATAAACTGGCTGGCGTATACGGCCGCCCAGCAGATGAGCTGCGCAAAATCTTCTCTGCACAAGATGGCATGGCTGCTCTGTACCGCGATGTGCAAACTCGCAAAACAGTAGATTTGCTGGTTGCAGAAAGCAAAGTAACAGCATAAGCTTAGAAGAACGCATGATTGGTCAGTGGGCAGGCTAACCCTGAGCGCTGGCTGTCAAGACCACAAGGCACGAGTGTATCGTGCCTTGTTTTTCCACCATTGACTTTTTTCGGCAAAGGAGGAAAATACATAATGCTAATCCCAATGGTCATCGAGCAAACAAGCAGGGGAGAGCGCTCCTACGATATTTACTCGCGCCTCCTGAAAGACCGGATTATTCTCTTGGGCACCGAGATTGATGATGAAATCGCCAATCTGGTTGTTGCTCAACTGCTTTTCTTGCAAGCAGAAGATCCGGACAAAGACATATCGCTATACATAAACTCTCCAGGTGGTTCTGTTACAGCCGGAATGGCCATCTATGACACCATGCAGTACATCAAACCGGATGTGTCCACGATTTGTGTGGGCATGGCTGCCAGCATGGGTGCGTTCCTGTTGGCTGCTGGTGCAAAAGGCAAGCGCTTCGCTCTGCCAAATGCCGAAGTCATGATTCACCAACCGCTCGGCGGTGTGCGTGGGCAAGCAGAAGACATCCGTATTCATGCGGAATGGATTATGAAAACGAAGCGCCAGCTGAATGAGATTTTGTCTGAGCGGACAGGTCAGCCTTATGAACGCGTAGAGCAAGATACAGACCGCGATAATTTCATGAGCGCAGAAGAA
This genomic stretch from Brevibacillus brevis harbors:
- the clpP gene encoding ATP-dependent Clp endopeptidase proteolytic subunit ClpP; this translates as MLIPMVIEQTSRGERSYDIYSRLLKDRIILLGTEIDDEIANLVVAQLLFLQAEDPDKDISLYINSPGGSVTAGMAIYDTMQYIKPDVSTICVGMAASMGAFLLAAGAKGKRFALPNAEVMIHQPLGGVRGQAEDIRIHAEWIMKTKRQLNEILSERTGQPYERVEQDTDRDNFMSAEEAKAYGLIDSIIERKN
- the tig gene encoding trigger factor; this translates as MAANWEKVENNQGVLTVEVDATQVDAALDQAFKKVVQKVQVPGFRKGKVPRKMFESRFGVESLYQDALDILLPTAYGQAVREAGIEPVDRPEVDVTQMEQGKNLIFKATVTVKPEVKLGDYKGLSIEDKDFSVTEESVDAELKRMQERHAELVAVEEGAAQTGDIAVIDFEGFQDGVAFEGGKAEDYSLELGSGTFIAGFEEQLVGLNIGEEKEITVTFPEEYHSPNLAGKEAVFKVKLNSLKRKNLPALDDEFAKDVSEFDTLEELKADTKKKLEEKTAQEKDQYVREQLVLKAAENAEIDLPAVMVEHELDQMVNEFGQRLQYQGMTLELYYQFSGMDESQLRDQLRADATSRVRTSLTLEAIGKAENIEATEEDVNAELDKLAGVYGRPADELRKIFSAQDGMAALYRDVQTRKTVDLLVAESKVTA
- a CDS encoding MFS transporter, translated to MSFLFLLKKPNLRRLLTANFLSGIGDWFNSVAVLALLLEITGTAIAVGITLALRTLPHLIFGPLGGLMADRFDRKKVMVACDLVRGFVALSFLFVSEKSDLWIVYAGTFSLVAFSSLYNPARMSLLPKIVDPEELATANALDQSIYGIVMAIGSLIGGIFIALWGSDLAFLFNALSFFASALFLARLKVPSSPDQSVNSVQLQQTVKVSSYGEVIRAITSTPLVYAILLLKAVWPIGGGIINVLISVYAYQVFTAGEWGIGLLYGAIGIGFIIGGLLAQRFQRYFNEVAASSFALEGFALLLTSFSPTIYVTALFFALSTVAGGMGNASLNTLIMRHVAPSYHGRVFALDATISNILIGLSMLLGGWILTIAEPRIVGFVAGFLVTIPSLVLGLVIWRTVRGSGNESLTNKNHAR
- a CDS encoding metallophosphoesterase family protein, yielding MGILIMSDSHGLVREVSQVVNRHHVEKILHCGDFCVDHKREPFSNMTLVRGNCDSTQEVPTEQETKWRDLHILQTHGHLYGVKGSLLRLHYRAEEVGANVVIFGHSHVPVCGVERDILFLNPGSLQMPRGFHVPTYALLEETGTSPTETYISVAFYDHVGNPVSQLGGNYSVRRPMRSS
- the racE gene encoding glutamate racemase, with product MSRERAIAVIDSGVGGLTVAKEVMRQLPEERIVYVGDNARCPYGSKSPEEIRTYSFQMIDYVMRTPLKALVIACNTATAVVLEEAMGDLPLPVIGVIEPGARAAVQVTKNGRIGVIGTETTIRTRAYERALLRIQPDLYVAGMACPAFVPLVESHMANTEEARRVVKETLAPFLHEDLDTLILGCTHYPLLAPIISEVMGDRVRLINSAEETARELSMQIATDAESKQIERPKHLFVTSGDAHKFRTIAEEWLDCKVNVQHNSLEKTVQP
- the rph gene encoding ribonuclease PH; translation: MRVDGRAHDQLRPVTITRNYIKHAEGSCLIEVGDTKVICTATLEDRVPPFMRGGGKGWITAEYSMLPRATATRNARESSKGKVGGRTMEIQRLIGRALRSVVNLEAMGERTIWLDCDVIQADGGTRTASITGAYVAMVDAMQKLVDSGTWKHLPLNDFLAATSVGVVGEEAVLDLNYKEDSTAIVDMNVVMTGKGKFVELQGTGEDAPFSPEQLQEMIALAKVGIDNLINSQKEALADVTLSFAQSVAEESHA
- a CDS encoding XTP/dITP diphosphatase; the encoded protein is MPNRKKVVLATRNQGKVKEFNRLFADAGWEGISLAEFDGVPEVVEDKDTFEGNALKKAIEISTYLNMPALGDDSGLEVDALEGRPGVYSARFAGEDATDEQNWRKLLKELEEVSTQERTARFRCTLALVIPGEEPIIATGACEGVIAREPKGTNGFGYDPVFYIPSMDKMMAELMPEEKNQISHRARAMQQLLEIIK
- a CDS encoding GerMN domain-containing protein — its product is MKIRHIGKMTAVLGVSAVLLSGCGLFGPEKETISIDAPPQSEVSVDLPNGTPSPDASKEGAQPVVQETGERMVYLQDANGYIVPVSMTLPKSEGPAKQVLSYMVKGGPVESMLQGGFSAVLPKGTEVKGLVIKNGVATVDFSKDFKTYEEKDEKKIVDAVTRALTEFSNVKTVQIWVNGTPLTEMPAAKTPITLLDRNQGVNLELGDGAVPGDTSSVTVYFQGQLDDTRTYYVPVTRLVPETADIAKATVEELIKGPKQGSHLFSSLLRTTRVLNVKQEKDLVTVNLSSDILKYDDGKEASPEALQSLVLSLTETTGAKQVQLLVEGKPLASGEFTKPVSRPVQLNPIQM